A window from Chiroxiphia lanceolata isolate bChiLan1 chromosome 3, bChiLan1.pri, whole genome shotgun sequence encodes these proteins:
- the SULT6B1 gene encoding LOW QUALITY PROTEIN: sulfotransferase 6B1 (The sequence of the model RefSeq protein was modified relative to this genomic sequence to represent the inferred CDS: inserted 2 bases in 1 codon; deleted 1 base in 1 codon; substituted 3 bases at 3 genomic stop codons) translates to MGVKLLIQILSDLIFTTIQSMPVSAELQFIECGDPGKYQRMKXIPSPRILVTHLNYYCLPKSIFKKKAKIVVLFQNSKDTAVSFILHFHNNVTSIPSYSSWNEFSGLVKKNVGWGSYFDHGVTWNKHIEDENTMVIXYEDLKENLTASVKQIAEFFGFSSTTEQVQAIAERHTLQAARVKAREISGAVGLILFCQGVFGDWKILYTEALNKDAKFXVCLERIRLXVKYKYDGYCKA, encoded by the exons ATGG GCGTGAAATTGCTTATCCAGATTTTAAGTGATTTAATATTTACAACTATTCAGAGTATGCCTGTAAGCGCAGAACTACAGTTTATTGAATGTGGAGATCCAGGTAAATATCAG AGGATGAAATAGATTCCATCTCCAAGGATTTTGGTAACACATCTGAATTATTATTGCCTCCCCAAGtctattttcaagaaaaaagctaag ATAGTAGTGTTGTTTCAAAACTCTAAAGACAcagctgtttctttcattttg caTTTCCACAACAATGTGACAAGCATCCCCAGTTACAGCTCCTGGAATGAATTCTCAGGATTAGTGAAAAAGAATG TTGGCTGGGGATCCTATTTTGATCATGGAGTCACCTGGAACAAACACATTGAGGATGAGAATACTATGGTCAT ATATGAAGACCTGAAAGAG AACCTGACTGCCAGTGTAAAGCAGATAGCTGAATTCTTTGGATTCTCCTCAACAACTGAACAGGTCCAGGCCATTGCAGAAAGGCACACTTTGCAGGCAGCGAGAGTTAAGGCTCGGGAGATTTCTGGTGCTGTTGGCTTGATTCTTTTCTGCCAAG GTGTTTTTGGAGACTGGAAGATTCTTTACACTGAAGCTCTGAACAAGGATGCCAAATTCTAAGTGTGCTTAGAAAGAATTAGGCTGTGAGTGAAGTATAAATATGATGGCTATTGTAAGGCCTGA